A single region of the Leptotrichia sp. OH3620_COT-345 genome encodes:
- a CDS encoding GntR family transcriptional regulator, with the protein MKKKLDTLAYEYIKSKIMNNEYKEREIIHERKIAEELSISKTPVKEALSQLENENFVIINPRKSVSVTEIDLKLIKDVFQVRSRIEPLLVELTILFLDRTELKSSLLDFRKKFEKMERKDNVSGAEFDKLYGGYKYFFAENCGNFFFSKQMTLVYDHLERIRKVLYGPDNRRLEAIEEHINIINLILNDKTPIETIKELCEKHVEAAQMDFFKNLDNLNI; encoded by the coding sequence ATGAAAAAAAAATTGGATACATTAGCATACGAATATATAAAAAGTAAAATAATGAACAACGAATATAAAGAAAGGGAAATTATACATGAAAGAAAAATAGCTGAAGAGCTTTCCATAAGTAAAACTCCCGTAAAGGAAGCTCTTTCTCAACTGGAAAATGAAAATTTTGTTATTATTAATCCTAGAAAATCAGTATCTGTAACCGAAATAGATTTAAAACTTATAAAAGATGTTTTTCAAGTTCGTTCAAGAATCGAACCTCTTTTAGTGGAACTGACAATTTTATTTCTGGATAGGACTGAACTTAAATCTTCTCTTTTGGATTTTAGAAAAAAGTTTGAAAAAATGGAACGGAAAGATAATGTAAGCGGAGCAGAATTTGATAAACTTTATGGAGGATATAAATATTTTTTTGCTGAAAATTGTGGAAACTTCTTTTTTTCAAAACAGATGACGCTGGTTTATGATCATCTGGAACGTATAAGAAAAGTTTTATACGGTCCTGACAATCGTAGATTAGAAGCCATAGAAGAACATATAAATATTATAAATTTAATTTTAAATGATAAAACTCCTATTGAAACTATTAAAGAATTATGTGAAAAACATGTAGAAGCTGCACAAATGGACTTTTTTAAGAATCTGGACAATTTGAACATATAA
- the fdrA gene encoding DUF1116 domain-containing protein yields the protein MLYTVLKENSYQDSINLMLLTNHISIMKGINKVQVMMGTDANKDIFNTAGLLSEEAAKAKPSDMVVVIDTDNESVVKEALESIDRFLSDLSVKKETGIQKSVRNWSQVKEVMPDANMALISVPGIYAAVEIENAIDNGLHAFVFSDNVPKSEEVRLKKKAHEKGLLVMGPDCGTGIISNVPLAFTNVVRPGNIGIVGASGTGIQEISTIIEKLGGGVIHAIGTGGRDLSTEVGAVTMKDALVGLAHHDPTDVIAVVSKPPAKEVKDDVIQLLHSLKKPVVAIFLGEKPEYHEGNVYFAHTLEECAKIATDLAKGEKVKANYQKKLDITAQDNSISGKTVKGLYSGGTLAYEAAMLVGEALKLSSSAKEEGYMLKTDGFEIMDLGDDIYTQGKPHPMIDPSVRIEKLREFGADSKTGIILLDVVLGYGAHDDMAGELAPVIKEILKKAEAENRKLYVIGTVCGTKGDPQNYEKSQKILEEAGMLVKESNAAALRLALNLMGTDIDEPDKEFKEYTGKVNDLPGISGAISELLSTKPRVINIGVAGFAEPVIQYGGTCTQFEWKPIAGGNQKLIKILQQLKHMENLEKENDIVVEAMKNSAPYLIDVVPAHTVIPEINGKALLHAGSPIKYEEMTGPMQGSCIGAALFEGWAKDEAEARKLLETGGVTFIPCHHVKAVGPMGGITSANMPVLVVENRLTGNHSYCTLNEGIGKVLRFGAYSEEVVDRLHWMKDVLGPVLGKAVRQVEGGVNLNVIIAKAITMGDEFHQRNIAASLLFLKEVTPLIVTLDMDDKMKKDVIQFLANTDQFFLNIMMATGKAVVDGARVNKMGTIVTTMTRNGKDFGIRVSGLGDEWFTAPVNTPKGLFFTGFTQDDANPDIGDSAITETVGVGGMTMIAAPGVTRFVGAGGFKDALKVSDEMSEICTTHNPNFAIPTWDFKGAPLGIDIRKVVETGITPIINTGIAHKNAGVGQVGAGTVRAPLACFEQALIAYAKHIGLDID from the coding sequence ATGCTTTATACAGTATTAAAGGAAAACAGTTATCAGGATTCAATAAATCTGATGTTGTTGACAAATCATATCAGTATAATGAAAGGGATAAACAAAGTACAGGTTATGATGGGGACCGATGCCAATAAAGATATTTTCAACACTGCGGGACTTCTTTCAGAAGAAGCCGCAAAAGCAAAACCGAGTGATATGGTGGTAGTAATCGATACAGACAATGAGTCGGTTGTGAAAGAAGCTTTGGAATCAATTGATAGATTTTTATCCGATTTATCTGTAAAAAAAGAAACAGGGATTCAGAAATCAGTAAGAAATTGGTCACAGGTAAAAGAAGTAATGCCTGATGCCAATATGGCATTGATTTCAGTGCCGGGAATTTATGCTGCTGTGGAAATAGAGAATGCAATTGATAATGGGTTACATGCTTTTGTTTTCAGTGATAATGTTCCAAAAAGCGAAGAAGTGAGATTGAAAAAAAAGGCACATGAAAAAGGACTTCTGGTGATGGGACCTGATTGCGGAACAGGGATTATAAGTAATGTGCCTCTTGCTTTCACAAATGTTGTTCGTCCGGGAAATATAGGAATAGTCGGAGCTTCAGGAACAGGAATACAGGAAATTTCTACAATTATTGAAAAACTTGGAGGAGGAGTTATTCATGCAATTGGTACGGGAGGACGTGACTTGTCAACAGAAGTAGGAGCCGTAACTATGAAAGATGCTTTAGTGGGACTTGCACATCATGATCCGACAGATGTAATAGCAGTTGTTTCCAAGCCTCCTGCAAAAGAAGTTAAAGATGATGTAATACAGTTGTTACATTCACTAAAAAAACCCGTAGTTGCCATCTTCTTGGGAGAAAAGCCTGAATATCATGAAGGAAATGTTTATTTTGCTCATACATTGGAAGAATGTGCAAAAATTGCAACAGATCTTGCTAAAGGAGAAAAAGTCAAAGCAAATTATCAGAAGAAGCTTGATATAACTGCTCAGGACAATAGCATTTCAGGTAAAACTGTAAAAGGATTATATTCAGGAGGAACTTTGGCATACGAGGCTGCAATGCTTGTAGGAGAAGCTTTGAAATTATCTTCGTCAGCAAAGGAAGAAGGATATATGCTGAAAACTGACGGATTTGAAATAATGGATTTAGGAGATGACATTTATACTCAGGGAAAACCTCATCCTATGATTGATCCGAGTGTGCGTATTGAAAAGCTTCGTGAATTTGGAGCAGATTCTAAAACAGGAATTATTTTGTTGGATGTAGTTTTAGGATACGGAGCACATGATGATATGGCAGGAGAACTAGCTCCGGTTATAAAAGAAATATTGAAAAAAGCTGAAGCTGAAAACAGAAAACTTTACGTAATCGGAACAGTGTGTGGAACAAAAGGAGATCCTCAAAATTACGAAAAATCTCAAAAAATTCTGGAAGAAGCAGGAATGCTTGTTAAAGAAAGTAATGCTGCTGCATTGAGATTGGCATTGAATTTAATGGGAACCGATATTGATGAACCTGATAAAGAATTTAAAGAATATACAGGAAAAGTAAATGATTTACCTGGAATAAGTGGAGCAATAAGTGAGCTTCTTTCTACTAAACCTAGAGTTATCAACATAGGAGTTGCAGGATTTGCTGAACCTGTAATACAGTATGGAGGAACTTGTACACAATTTGAATGGAAACCTATAGCAGGAGGAAACCAGAAACTTATTAAAATTTTACAACAGCTAAAACATATGGAAAATCTTGAAAAAGAAAATGATATAGTAGTTGAAGCTATGAAAAATTCAGCTCCTTACTTAATAGATGTCGTACCTGCACATACTGTAATACCGGAAATAAACGGAAAAGCACTTTTACATGCAGGATCGCCTATAAAGTATGAAGAAATGACAGGACCTATGCAAGGTTCATGCATCGGTGCCGCATTATTTGAAGGTTGGGCAAAAGATGAAGCTGAAGCACGAAAACTTTTAGAAACAGGCGGAGTGACATTTATCCCTTGTCATCATGTGAAAGCTGTAGGACCTATGGGAGGGATAACTTCCGCAAATATGCCTGTACTTGTAGTTGAAAACAGACTTACAGGGAATCACTCTTACTGTACATTAAACGAAGGAATAGGAAAAGTCTTGCGTTTCGGTGCTTATTCCGAAGAAGTTGTAGACAGACTGCACTGGATGAAAGATGTATTAGGTCCTGTTTTAGGAAAAGCGGTAAGACAGGTTGAAGGCGGAGTAAACTTAAATGTAATCATTGCTAAAGCTATTACAATGGGTGATGAATTCCATCAACGTAATATTGCGGCAAGTTTACTGTTCCTGAAAGAAGTGACACCGCTTATAGTGACACTTGATATGGATGATAAAATGAAAAAAGATGTTATACAGTTTTTAGCAAATACAGATCAGTTTTTTCTTAATATTATGATGGCGACAGGAAAAGCGGTTGTAGACGGAGCCCGTGTCAATAAAATGGGAACTATAGTTACAACTATGACACGTAATGGAAAAGATTTCGGAATACGTGTGAGCGGTCTTGGAGATGAATGGTTTACTGCTCCTGTAAATACCCCTAAAGGACTTTTCTTTACAGGATTTACTCAAGATGATGCAAATCCTGACATAGGAGACAGTGCAATTACTGAAACAGTAGGTGTAGGAGGAATGACAATGATAGCTGCTCCGGGAGTAACGAGATTTGTTGGAGCGGGAGGCTTCAAGGATGCTTTAAAAGTCAGTGATGAAATGTCTGAAATATGTACTACACATAACCCTAATTTTGCAATACCTACTTGGGATTTCAAAGGAGCACCTCTCGGAATAGATATAAGAAAAGTAGTTGAAACAGGAATTACTCCTATTATAAATACAGGAATAGCTCATAAAAATGCAGGAGTCGGACAAGTAGGAGCAGGAACTGTAAGAGCACCGTTAGCATGCTTTGAACAGGCATTAATAGCATATGCAAAACATATCGGTCTGGACATTGATTAA
- a CDS encoding DUF2877 domain-containing protein, protein MAELYRKYKDDKETGSISKLVLLYLKKYNTGYIHSVFNHSLNIRFGENLIHISGENRGLVSFGCSISEKKVKELILNVDIDNIVMKKGESLLFYKRSGIEKLNLSGLKTINLEIKNIKKSEGILKKIFEYLKNIDFNQKTGIKTDKVIKYLQNGITTESQKYLTGRGKGLTPSGDDILLGYGLVSCIYVENVKLIYGDLTTDISRQYFDAFNRGYVNQTLFELFSGNIENSVSNITKIGHTSGYDILFGIFLGIKNLLEKWRK, encoded by the coding sequence ATGGCGGAATTATATCGAAAATACAAAGATGATAAAGAAACAGGGAGTATCAGTAAGCTGGTACTCCTATATCTGAAAAAGTATAATACAGGATATATTCACAGTGTGTTTAATCATTCTCTAAATATACGGTTTGGTGAAAATTTAATTCATATTTCAGGAGAAAACAGGGGATTAGTGAGTTTCGGGTGTTCCATATCGGAAAAGAAAGTAAAAGAACTTATATTAAATGTTGATATAGATAATATTGTAATGAAAAAAGGGGAAAGTTTGCTTTTTTATAAGCGGTCGGGAATTGAAAAATTAAATCTTTCAGGATTAAAGACAATAAATTTAGAAATCAAAAATATAAAAAAATCAGAAGGAATATTGAAAAAAATATTCGAATATCTGAAAAATATAGATTTTAATCAGAAAACAGGAATAAAAACAGATAAAGTTATAAAATATTTACAAAACGGAATTACGACGGAAAGCCAGAAATATTTAACAGGAAGAGGAAAAGGACTTACTCCAAGTGGTGATGATATTTTACTCGGATATGGTTTAGTATCCTGTATATATGTTGAAAATGTCAAACTGATATATGGGGATTTGACTACAGATATAAGTAGACAGTATTTTGATGCATTTAACAGAGGCTATGTAAATCAAACTTTATTTGAATTATTTTCCGGAAATATTGAAAATTCAGTTTCAAATATTACTAAAATAGGGCATACTTCAGGATATGACATATTATTCGGAATTTTTTTGGGAATAAAAAATCTTTTGGAAAAATGGAGGAAATAA
- a CDS encoding MFS transporter, with amino-acid sequence MSSMLEKRYKAMNVSERYWWKVVALCFVGWILMYADRTILNPVMGKIAEQFNLSNTQLGALNSVFFLTYAIMQIPFGIAGDIIGRRIVITLGFILFGVGTFLSGIASGIGILMIYRAITGIGEGAYYGPQYALSGEAIPAKSLTLGTAIINSGMAFGTSGGYLLSSYLVLEKGNHWSLPFFIMSVPTIIIGIMFMFLKERVIKPEDADKKKEEVNKEETVKAKKSGLSVFKNKNLLCAFLLLFCSIYANFVILTWLPKFLQAERGFEGTSVGFIASLVPWASVPGALIISRLSDKLKKTKLFVFSLVPLALISTFGMAFVTDRGLLIFMLILYGLTGKLALDPILVAYVTKNSPKEALGTALSAYNFIGMSAAITAPIVTGWIADKFGSMQAGFYLAAVLLLVGMFIFSAASESGSQESVKA; translated from the coding sequence ATGAGCAGTATGTTGGAAAAACGATATAAAGCGATGAACGTATCGGAGCGTTATTGGTGGAAAGTAGTGGCATTATGTTTTGTAGGATGGATTTTAATGTATGCTGACAGAACAATTTTAAATCCTGTTATGGGAAAAATAGCAGAGCAATTTAACTTAAGTAATACTCAGTTGGGAGCTCTTAACAGTGTATTTTTCCTGACTTATGCAATAATGCAGATTCCTTTCGGGATAGCGGGAGATATTATAGGAAGAAGAATTGTAATTACACTTGGATTTATATTATTTGGAGTAGGTACATTTTTAAGCGGAATAGCAAGTGGAATAGGGATTTTAATGATTTATCGTGCTATAACGGGAATAGGTGAAGGAGCATATTATGGACCTCAGTATGCATTATCAGGAGAGGCGATACCGGCTAAAAGTTTGACTTTGGGAACAGCTATAATAAATAGCGGTATGGCATTTGGAACTTCGGGAGGATATCTTCTTTCAAGTTATTTAGTTCTTGAAAAGGGAAATCACTGGAGTTTACCATTTTTCATTATGTCGGTTCCTACTATTATAATAGGGATAATGTTTATGTTTTTAAAAGAAAGAGTTATAAAGCCAGAAGATGCTGACAAAAAGAAAGAAGAAGTCAATAAAGAGGAAACTGTAAAAGCTAAAAAATCCGGATTGTCAGTATTTAAGAATAAAAACTTGTTATGTGCATTCCTGTTACTTTTCTGTTCAATTTATGCAAATTTTGTAATACTTACATGGTTACCTAAGTTTTTACAGGCTGAAAGAGGATTTGAAGGGACAAGTGTCGGATTTATAGCTTCATTGGTTCCATGGGCTTCAGTACCGGGAGCATTGATAATTTCAAGACTGTCAGATAAGCTTAAAAAGACAAAATTGTTTGTTTTCTCTTTAGTTCCTTTGGCATTAATTTCCACATTCGGAATGGCGTTTGTAACAGATAGGGGATTACTCATATTTATGCTTATATTATACGGATTAACGGGAAAATTGGCATTGGATCCTATATTAGTAGCGTATGTAACGAAAAATTCTCCTAAAGAAGCCTTGGGAACAGCTTTAAGTGCATACAATTTTATAGGTATGTCGGCAGCGATTACAGCACCTATCGTAACAGGATGGATAGCGGATAAGTTCGGTTCAATGCAAGCAGGATTTTATCTTGCAGCAGTTCTTTTACTTGTAGGTATGTTTATATTCAGTGCAGCAAGTGAAAGTGGAAGTCAGGAAAGTGTTAAAGCATAG
- the allD gene encoding ureidoglycolate dehydrogenase: MSDVVIVSPKELHNLIQNKLEKAGLKSEHADEVARHLVFADSCGIHSHGAVRVDYYAERIAKKGVTIEPEMYFEKTGPSTGIFHGDNAIGQYVANEALKYAIEMAKETGVSVVGVSKLSHSGTMAYYLEEITANDLIGISICQSDPMVVPFGGREPYYGTNPIGFGAPSAGKLPIIFDMATSVQAWGKILDARSKNLEIPDTWAVDRRGVPTTNPQDVGALLPISGPKGYGLMMMVDILSGLMLGLPFGGHVSSMYDKMSEGRDLGHTFIIIDPAKFMDINKFKENIAKTQEELHNIPAAEGFKQVYYPGETSQLTYEKYQKEGIPVEKGIYEYLISDIVHYDKFGGQSAFASKK; this comes from the coding sequence ATGAGTGATGTAGTTATAGTATCGCCAAAGGAATTACACAATCTTATTCAAAATAAATTGGAAAAAGCGGGATTGAAATCGGAACATGCAGATGAAGTGGCAAGGCATTTGGTATTTGCCGACAGCTGCGGTATTCATTCACATGGGGCTGTCCGTGTAGATTATTATGCTGAAAGAATAGCAAAAAAAGGGGTTACTATAGAACCGGAAATGTATTTTGAAAAAACGGGACCGAGTACAGGGATTTTCCATGGAGATAATGCAATTGGACAATATGTTGCCAATGAGGCATTGAAATATGCCATAGAGATGGCAAAAGAAACGGGAGTATCTGTAGTTGGAGTTTCAAAATTAAGTCATAGTGGAACCATGGCTTACTATTTAGAAGAAATTACAGCAAATGACCTTATAGGTATTTCTATCTGTCAATCAGACCCTATGGTAGTACCTTTTGGCGGAAGAGAACCTTATTACGGAACAAATCCTATAGGATTTGGAGCACCGTCTGCCGGGAAATTACCTATTATATTTGATATGGCAACTTCCGTTCAGGCATGGGGGAAAATTCTGGATGCCCGTTCAAAAAATCTTGAAATTCCTGATACATGGGCAGTGGATAGAAGAGGTGTACCTACTACAAATCCTCAAGATGTGGGAGCGTTATTACCTATTTCAGGACCGAAAGGATACGGTTTGATGATGATGGTAGATATTCTTTCAGGATTAATGTTAGGATTGCCTTTCGGAGGACATGTATCGTCAATGTATGATAAAATGTCTGAAGGAAGAGATTTAGGTCACACATTTATAATAATTGATCCTGCGAAATTTATGGACATAAATAAATTTAAAGAAAATATAGCAAAAACCCAGGAAGAACTTCACAATATTCCTGCAGCTGAAGGATTTAAACAAGTTTATTATCCGGGAGAAACATCTCAACTTACATATGAAAAATATCAGAAAGAAGGAATTCCTGTTGAAAAGGGGATATATGAATATTTAATTAGCGACATAGTCCATTACGATAAATTCGGAGGACAGAGTGCTTTTGCAAGTAAAAAATAA
- a CDS encoding dicarboxylate/amino acid:cation symporter, whose product MPENKKMFHLSLTNQILIATFGGIIFGGIVGEWSSNLKVFGDIFLRLIQMSVIMLVMSAVIVAVGRGNSSDTGKMSIHTFKWIIFFTLISAFMGAGLAYLIQPGTGVAHMTEVGKNVTTAGPIQDSSLKDTILAFFTTNVFSAMASSAMVPCIIFSLFFGTAMSQYIKDTGKTIILDWVTAINEIIVNIIKNVMKISPIGIFCLLADVTGSKGFTVVIPMIKFLGILIIGGILQLIIYGFMTAFICKVSPFKMPKKFAKMSIIALTTTSSAITLPTKMEDSVTKFGVSRKVADFTGPITMSMNSSGWALCNVTAIFFMAQFSGVHLTTYQMVMAVILSCLMCMGSVVVPGGAIIVYTFLATSMGLPLDSIAVLIGIDWFSGMFRTLNNVDIDVYVAMLVANKINEFDRDVYNDLKIVEY is encoded by the coding sequence ATGCCTGAAAATAAAAAAATGTTTCATTTGTCATTAACTAATCAGATATTGATAGCTACTTTTGGAGGTATTATATTCGGAGGTATTGTTGGAGAATGGTCCTCAAATTTAAAGGTGTTTGGAGATATATTTTTAAGACTTATCCAAATGTCTGTTATAATGTTAGTTATGTCTGCCGTTATAGTAGCAGTAGGTAGAGGAAACAGCAGTGATACTGGAAAAATGAGTATTCATACTTTTAAATGGATCATATTTTTTACTCTTATTTCGGCTTTTATGGGAGCGGGACTTGCATATCTCATTCAGCCCGGAACAGGAGTTGCACATATGACTGAAGTAGGTAAAAATGTAACAACTGCGGGTCCGATTCAGGACAGCTCACTAAAAGATACAATACTTGCTTTTTTTACGACAAATGTATTTTCAGCTATGGCAAGCAGTGCAATGGTACCATGTATAATATTTTCGCTGTTTTTTGGAACAGCAATGTCTCAATATATAAAAGATACAGGAAAAACTATTATTTTAGACTGGGTTACGGCTATTAATGAAATTATAGTTAATATAATAAAAAATGTAATGAAAATATCACCTATAGGAATATTTTGTCTATTAGCGGATGTGACAGGAAGTAAAGGATTTACAGTAGTAATACCTATGATAAAATTTCTTGGGATATTAATTATAGGAGGGATTCTCCAATTAATAATTTATGGTTTTATGACAGCTTTCATATGTAAAGTAAGTCCGTTTAAAATGCCTAAGAAATTTGCCAAAATGTCTATTATAGCTCTTACAACTACATCAAGTGCCATAACCCTTCCTACAAAAATGGAAGATTCGGTGACAAAATTCGGCGTCAGCAGAAAAGTAGCCGATTTTACAGGGCCGATAACAATGTCTATGAATTCATCAGGCTGGGCATTATGTAATGTCACTGCAATATTTTTCATGGCTCAATTTTCAGGAGTACATCTTACAACTTATCAGATGGTAATGGCTGTAATACTTTCCTGTTTGATGTGTATGGGTAGTGTTGTTGTACCGGGGGGAGCAATTATAGTTTATACATTTTTAGCAACTTCTATGGGGCTACCTCTTGACAGTATAGCTGTTCTTATAGGAATAGACTGGTTCTCAGGAATGTTCAGAACGTTAAATAATGTTGATATAGATGTATATGTCGCTATGCTTGTGGCAAATAAAATAAATGAATTTGACAGAGATGTGTATAATGATCTTAAAATTGTAGAATATTAA
- a CDS encoding YciI family protein yields the protein MKNIFIAILTYKKPLDEISKFRPAHLDFLDIYYKTGKFIVSGRQTPPVGGVILAHNVTKEELEAILKEDPFYINELADFEIIEFTPAKYAEKFETFIK from the coding sequence ATGAAAAATATATTTATAGCAATACTGACTTATAAAAAACCATTAGATGAAATAAGTAAATTTCGCCCGGCACATCTGGATTTTTTAGATATATATTACAAAACAGGAAAATTTATTGTTTCAGGAAGGCAGACTCCTCCGGTTGGAGGTGTAATATTAGCTCATAATGTTACAAAAGAAGAACTGGAAGCTATTTTAAAAGAAGATCCCTTCTACATAAATGAACTTGCAGATTTTGAAATAATTGAATTTACCCCTGCAAAATATGCAGAAAAATTTGAAACATTTATTAAATAA
- a CDS encoding Glu/Leu/Phe/Val dehydrogenase: protein MAKETLNPFEIAQKQIKSACDKLNTDPAVYEILKDPMRVLEVSFPVKLDNGTVKTFTGYRSQHNNAVGPFKGGIRFHPDVTRDEVKALSTWMTFKCSVAGIPYGGGKGGITINPKEYSAAELERISRGYAKAIAPLIGEKVDIPAPDVNTNGQIMSWMVDAYEEIVKKSTPGVFTGKPLEFGGSLARTEATGYGVHLAAKKALKKLGKEVKNSTYAIQGFGNVGYYTAYYAHKDGAKIVAISNVDTAFYNENGIDMEKIIKEMEANGFVKNNGYGKEIPHKELLELEVDVLAPCALENQITSENADRIKAKVITEGANGPTTPEADKVLFKKGIVVVPDILANAGGVVVSYFEWVQNLQGYYWEFNEVQQKEASLLSKAFEDVWDLADKYKVDLRNASYMKSIEKISKAMKLRGWF, encoded by the coding sequence ATGGCAAAAGAAACTTTAAATCCGTTTGAAATTGCACAGAAACAGATAAAATCAGCGTGTGATAAATTAAACACAGACCCTGCTGTGTATGAAATTTTAAAAGATCCTATGAGAGTTTTGGAAGTTTCATTTCCTGTAAAACTGGATAACGGAACAGTAAAAACTTTTACAGGATATCGTTCTCAACATAATAATGCAGTTGGTCCTTTTAAAGGAGGAATAAGATTTCATCCTGATGTAACAAGAGATGAAGTAAAAGCATTGTCAACATGGATGACTTTTAAATGTTCCGTTGCAGGTATTCCTTATGGGGGAGGTAAAGGAGGAATAACTATTAACCCTAAAGAATACTCTGCAGCAGAACTGGAAAGAATTTCCAGAGGTTATGCAAAAGCAATTGCTCCATTAATCGGAGAAAAAGTTGACATTCCTGCTCCGGATGTAAATACAAACGGTCAGATTATGTCATGGATGGTTGATGCCTATGAGGAAATTGTAAAAAAATCCACTCCGGGAGTATTTACAGGTAAGCCTTTAGAATTTGGAGGTTCCCTTGCAAGAACTGAAGCAACAGGATACGGGGTTCATCTTGCTGCTAAAAAAGCGTTAAAAAAATTAGGAAAAGAAGTTAAAAATTCTACTTATGCAATACAAGGCTTTGGAAATGTAGGATACTATACGGCTTACTATGCTCATAAGGACGGAGCAAAAATTGTCGCTATATCCAATGTGGATACTGCATTTTATAATGAAAACGGAATTGATATGGAAAAAATAATAAAAGAAATGGAAGCAAACGGATTTGTAAAAAATAACGGATATGGGAAAGAGATCCCTCATAAAGAACTTCTTGAACTGGAAGTTGATGTTTTAGCACCTTGTGCATTGGAAAATCAAATTACTTCTGAAAATGCCGACAGAATTAAAGCAAAAGTTATTACAGAAGGAGCTAACGGGCCTACTACTCCTGAAGCTGACAAAGTTCTGTTTAAAAAGGGAATTGTTGTTGTTCCTGATATTCTTGCAAATGCAGGAGGAGTTGTAGTTTCCTATTTTGAATGGGTACAAAATCTACAAGGATACTACTGGGAATTTAATGAAGTTCAACAAAAAGAAGCTTCTCTTCTTTCAAAAGCATTTGAAGATGTATGGGATTTAGCCGATAAATATAAAGTTGATTTAAGAAATGCTTCTTATATGAAAAGTATTGAAAAAATTTCTAAAGCAATGAAGTTAAGAGGTTGGTTTTAA
- the kdsA gene encoding 3-deoxy-8-phosphooctulonate synthase, whose protein sequence is MLINKVNEVKITDNIKVGNGKMFLIAGPCVIESEDLVMEVAEKMKEITDKLGVQYVFKASFDKANRSSISSFRGPGIEKGLEILSRVKEKYGVALATDIHEPWHCKEAAKVIDLLQIPAFLSRQTDLLIAAGETGKAVNIKKGQFLAPWDMKNVVKKFEEIGNKNIMLCERGASFGYNNLVVDMRGLLEMRKFNYPVVFDATHSVQIPGGQGETSGGNSTYVYPLARAALAVGVDGIFAEVHPDPSIAKSDGPNMLKLNDVENILKHLLEYDKITKKY, encoded by the coding sequence ATGCTTATAAATAAAGTAAACGAAGTAAAAATTACTGATAATATTAAAGTAGGAAACGGAAAAATGTTTTTAATAGCCGGTCCATGTGTTATAGAATCAGAGGATCTGGTTATGGAAGTAGCTGAAAAAATGAAAGAGATTACTGATAAACTTGGAGTACAGTATGTATTTAAGGCATCGTTTGACAAAGCAAACAGATCATCTATCTCATCATTTAGAGGTCCGGGAATAGAAAAAGGACTTGAAATTCTTTCAAGAGTCAAAGAAAAGTACGGAGTAGCATTGGCAACTGATATTCATGAGCCTTGGCACTGTAAGGAAGCAGCAAAAGTGATAGATCTGCTTCAGATACCTGCTTTTTTATCAAGACAGACGGATCTTCTCATTGCCGCAGGCGAAACGGGGAAGGCTGTAAATATAAAAAAAGGGCAGTTTTTAGCTCCATGGGATATGAAAAATGTAGTAAAAAAATTTGAAGAAATAGGAAATAAAAATATAATGCTTTGTGAAAGAGGTGCAAGTTTTGGATATAATAATTTAGTTGTTGACATGAGAGGACTTCTTGAGATGAGAAAATTCAATTATCCGGTAGTTTTTGATGCTACACATTCAGTGCAGATACCCGGAGGACAGGGGGAAACTTCAGGAGGAAACAGCACTTATGTTTACCCCCTTGCAAGGGCGGCATTAGCAGTGGGAGTTGACGGAATATTTGCCGAAGTACATCCCGATCCTTCGATAGCCAAGTCAGATGGTCCTAATATGTTAAAATTAAATGATGTGGAAAATATATTAAAGCATTTACTGGAATATGACAAAATAACAAAAAAATATTAA